The genomic stretch TCATACGACTGGGGGCTAAAAcgaggctggctggctggctgttcCAGACCGAAACGATGCAAacgagggagaagaagtgaaagagagaggaaactAGACATAGGCACCCATGTTATCGTAAATCTCAGACATGGAACGGTGACGTGCTACCCGTTCGGGACCCCGGAGGGAATACTACGTATCCCAGGTAGCATTTCTGATTCCATGTCTCCTCACCACGTGGTGCGGCTACACTACAAGTATATCCTTGCAGTCCCacagagaggggggggggtttcCAAGAGAACAAGCAAATCAAACAGATTAattgggggaaaaaaaaataagaagaagtagatattaaaaataaattactgAGTCTTAGCTGCATATGACCTGCAGGACTCATATAGCAGAAAAGTGCTGCCTTGCCATGCAAGGGCGGAGCAGAATAAAAAGCGTTGCCTTGGTACAAGTGCGTGTGTCTCTCTGAGTGTGTGTACGACGGTGACTCTACTCTTAGTCCAGGTGAGGCGCACAAAGTTGGCCGAAgccatcttttccctttctactctctctttttttttctttcgctaTCGCTTCCAGGTGAGGCTTCGGTGTTTTCAAGGCAAGCTCAAGACTGCGGCCCCAAGCACCCCGGAGCGACGGCTGCAGCGAAAGATTTCAAGGCTGAAACAAGGAATATTCAGGCGAGCCTGTTTGGGTATGCCCGTGTGAGTGGTTTGCAGCTGGATATGTGAACGCGGGCTGTAGACTATCGAACATGGGATATGGGATATAGGTAGGATATGAGGGCGTTGAATACCGAAGAACTTGACTGGAGTGGATATGATATCTGATAGTGACATTCCTCTTGCTGGCTTCACTCAGCTCAAGGCAGAATACAGAGCACTCTTACCACACCACAGAGGCCTACATCGAATGatttcaacttttttttttctttgactCATTGtcctaggtacatgtagtctaaACCAGAAAACACCAAGCCTAGGAAACGGTATTCTTCGTCACAACACCCCTCGCAAACTCCCCAAACGTCAAGTGCTGCTCGATATCCACCTCCTCGCCCAGGTTCGGCTGCGTAAACACCGCCAGCGTGTTCCTCGCCACCCTGCCATCGCTCACGCTCGCCCTGACCCCCCCTCACAAAGTGCGGCACCGCCTTGAACCTGCCCGCCGTGATGCGCTCCAGGGCCTCGCCCGTCTGGAACGCGATGCAGTCACGCGGGATCTTGACCTGCACCGTCTCGCCCGTCCGAGACTTGATGTACAGGCCGGCCGCGGCGTCGGGCGACGCGggcagctcctccaggggcggcagcgaggccCCCGTGAGGCTCGTCAGGTCCGCCGCGCTGGGCACCGCGGGATCGACCTGCTTCTCGTCGATGAACATGGCCGACGTCAGGCCCGTCAAGCAGCCGTGGTCGAGATGCGTGCCGCACCagtcgtcctcgtcgcccCCTGCCGCTGTTGACGCTGCGTCGGACGCCCCCTGGGGGAAGTAGTGCAGCAGCCTCGCCTTGGTGGTGTTGGACGTGCTGACGACGTGCTCCAGGTAGCCCTTGGGGTAGCCCTGGATCTCCTTCTCGGCAAAGCGGTCGCAGGCGCGCGCCACCAGCACGGCAACGTCGATGATGAGGCGGCACAGGCTGGTCACGGCCGGCTTCATGCCGGGGAGCACTTGCTCCGCCGGCCAGATGTTGGGCGAGAGGTACTCGGGAAACGTCTCGGGCGAGAACTCTGGCGTGGGCTCGGCACAGTCCAGGCTGGGGTTGACGTAGAAGGCACAGTTTGCGTAGTAGGATCCCTTGAAGGTGTCGGCCTGGCCATTCTTGAGCGTCTCCTTGCCGAGGGACCAGCCAGTCAGGTACTTTGCCTTGGCATTTTCCAGCTTGTCTAGGTGGTTTAGGGGGCGATGGTCAGCGTCTCGCTGCATATGTGGCTGGCAAAACTGGATGCATCTCTATGTCGTTGCCTGAACTCGGCCCCCTTCCCCCAAAATGACTCCCTACCGTCTTCGATAGAAGGgggcaaaagcagcaaacaaacaagactTACCTAGCTCCTCCTTGGGGAGGTTGCCCAAATAAGATCCATATGATAAGGCGACATGGCGCAGCTGCGCAAACTCCTCCGGAACGTTCTTGACCACTAAGATGCCAAGGGAATCAGGGCCAAAAGCCTCTTGTAAAGTCTCGAATGAGACATTTCCTTAGATGACTCGCATGTTAGTCAGGGGAATTTCGGCACGAATgagtaaaaagaaatatgAGTAGCCAAGTATACTCAGtttaagaaaagaagattgtgGCGCGGGTTGTGAGAGTGGGATTGTGTGAGTGGGTTTTTTTGCTGTTTGCACGGCACGGAGGACTTGTACAAAGTAGGAAATCACAAGTAGATGCACTTTTGGGGCGGGTTAACGTGAGGCTCTTCATACCGTTTTGGAGGTCTTGGAGGGATACAGTCACAGCCTGTGCCAGAGGGGCCATTTTGAaacgatgatggcgatgaggatgGTGCCGATGTCAGGTGTCAGCTGCTGACAGGAGGAATGGAGGGGGCCCTATATGGCGAGAAATAGACAGTATGGGGTAGAGAAAATGGGCGATCCAAAAATCACCAGATGGATGTtgatgcaaaagaaaaggatcGATCTAATAACTCCTAATCGTACGAGGGAAAAGGCACTTCTTTTCGCGCTTTATCCTCGCCCCCAAAAGACGCCGCCACAACGGCCCCATTTCCGCTCCTCCACGCTCCAGAGCAGAGAAAATAATCCGAATTAGcagctctccaagctcgCTTCAGTCCCGAGCCATATCGATTCTTTagcggggggaggggcagaaaaaaaaaaagcagaagccAAATTCGACGTAAACGACTGGAGGATACGCCAgtaaaagagacaaaagtcCCAAAGAGGCACTCACTGCGATTGCGCTTACGTAACGCGGAAAGCATAGCAGAGCTTCTCTGGACCGAAAGATGGAGCTCGCCGTCTCCCGAATCATTTCAACGCCAGGCCGAGCTTTGTCTGGACTCCCAAAACACGAGCCAAGGCTGTTCCGCTTAATGCTACCCCATTCCATCATAGCCGCAGCAAACACATCGTCTTCCGGTCTTCGGGCGCCCTTCTGATTGAGCGTCTCTGCTCGCCCCGACGCAAGCCGCGTCTCTCATTggcagctctgctctgctctgccctgctgcagctgtagCAATACCAGCAATCATGGTCAAGCCATTGACCTTCAAGGGCGACAAAAAGACCAAGAAGCGGAAGCGCGCCGCTGCAGAGCTgcacgacgacaacgacgacaatggcgccGGCGAGTCCAGCAGGAAGCAGCTCGTCGCCAGGGCAAACGACGACAACGAAGACCAGGCCCAGGACGACAGCTGGGTCTCGGCCGATGCCGTCACCGATGTCATCGGCCCCGTCATGATTGTCCTGCCCACGGACAAGCCCTCGGCGCTCGCGTGCGATCCCAGCGGCAAGGTCTTTGCGCTGCCGATTGAGAACATTGTCGACGACAACCCGACCAGCGCGGAGCCGCATGATGTGAGGCAGGTCTGGGTGGCCAATCGCGTGGCTGGCACCGGCAACTTTCGCTTCAAGGGACATCATGGGAGGTACGttctgctgatgctgcaccTAGAATTCGACAATTGAATCTATTGAGGTGCCTGAATATAGCCAGCATTCCCGCTGACTTGTATACGCGATCAACAGATATCTCGCCTGCGACAAGATTGGCCTGCTATCGGCAACCTCAGAAGCCGTCTCCCCCCTCGAATCGTTCAACCTCATCGCCACCGCAGACACGCCCGGCACGTTCCAGATCCAGTCTCTCCGCGACaccttcatcaccatcaagcCGTCCACGTCGTCCAAGCCGAATGCGCCGCCCGCCGATGTGCGCGGCGACGCCGACGGCATCACCTTCAACACGACGCTGCGCATCCGCATGCAGGCGCGCTTCAAGCCTCGCATCAGGACGTCCAAGGAGGAGCGCGAAAAGTCAAAGATTAGCCGGCGCGAGCTGGAGGATGCGGCTGGGCGGAGgctggacgaggatgaggtgCGGGTGctgaagagggcgaagagggaGGGCGACTATCATGAGCGGTTGCTGGAGATTAAGGTCAAGAATAAGCATGACAAGTTTGGTTGAAGGCCCTTGTCGAATTCACGTTTGCTGGACTGAAGAATACTTGCAGTTCAATGACAGACTTGGAATTGAGAAACTGGCCAACCTGAGGCAGACGTTGAAGGGCCTCACCAAAGGTCGCAAATCGGAGGACGGACCTGCTTCAGTCGACGAGAAGCGAACGAGCTGGTCACTACATCTGATATACAAACTGATCCAATGCCAAGCTATAAACGCTGCAGACTCCTGGCTGCTAGATATCAGTCTTGTCTGGTGCCAAACAGGAAAGGGGATCGGTAAGAGCAGCGTGTCCTGAATCTTGGACAAAACAAAGTTCTCCATTGAGACAAAGCACtgcttgtatatatatatacatattgAGATagaagaaaatgccaaaagtCCTCTTACAAGTGCCAAAAAAACGAAAGCTTAACTCTTCTGTGCCATTTGATATCTATTCAGCATTCGTGTATTGCGAGTTAACCTGCCCTCCACGCCTTCACATTTCCGTCCTCTCCCGTCGTAAAGACAACCTGCTCATCgtcaaagaagcaaaacgaGCGCACAATCTCGCTGCCGTGTGCGCCAGGTAGGACAACTCTATTATCGTGATCGAGTGCCCAAGCGCTATCCGGCGTCTTGGCTAGGAAGACGAGCTCAAAGTTTTGTTTACTGTTTTCGTTTAATCATACAGGTTAGCTGCAATGCTCCTAAAGGACATCAAAGGGGGGGGGATAACAGAAAAAGACATACTCTTGCGCTCCCGCGCCCAGAATGGCACCGCTCCCATCCAACTTTGTCGTCACATTCGCCACATACTGACACCCAAGCACCTTCCTCAAGTCCCCGAAATGGCGCGTCGCACTCCCATCCGTGCGTTCCTCGGAAACGTCATACAGCGCAAACGTCTCGTCGTGCGACAGCGCAAAGACCTCGGTGGGCGTCAGGAACGCGGCGTCGTGGATCGAGGCGTTGTGGTTCAACGTCTGCACCGTcagctcgtcctcgtcggcaaTGGTCGTGTCGTGGACGCTGACGAGGCCGTCGGTCGAGCCGGAGATGAGCAGCGTGGGCGAGGACGGGTGGAAGCCGAGAGAGGTCACGTCGTCGCTGTGGACTTCGGAGTAGGTTGCTTTGGGCGTGGGGGTGGAGCGGACGTCCCTGGGTTTTTGATGAGCTTTTGGTTTTATATAGACAAGTGAGAGACACCAGTGACGTTCTTACCAGAGGTGTATTGAGGCGACGTGGTTCTCCAGCTCTGTGCCGACGGCGATTGTTTGAGTGTTTGCGCTGCATGCCATTGACAAGATGGATGCCTCGGCCGCTGTGAGGATACCGTCAGCCAATAGATTCAGCacccatctcatcatcatctttttgccttcattctcactctcactctcactcaTTCATTCTCTTCAACCCCTCATAAACTCACCCTGAAACTGCGCAACCCTCGCCCCCTGCCTCAAATCCCAAACCCCAACAGACCCATTCTCACCAGCCGTACAGACCAACGAACTCCCCGCGTCAAACACCCGCAGCGCCGCCACGTTGCCATGGCTCGTCTTGAGGCTCGAAACAGGCCCGGCTCCAAGGCGGGCTGGGTTGAACAGCGAGAGCGTCTGGTCCGAGGCGACGGTGGCGAGACCGGCTGCTGTGCGGTGCGCCTCGAGCACGTAGACGTCTTCTGGGCCGGAGAAGTGGTGCTGGTCGATGTTGGTGAGGGTATACATTTTTTGAGTCGTGATATAACGCGGTGATGTTCGGATGGTGGTATAAGACGAGAAGTAGGCAAGACCTCTTGGAGGTTATCGCTTCTGTGTGGCCCAAGTGCGGCTGTTTGAATGAAAGAATCTCAAAAGTATATCCAATAAAGCGACAAGATCAGTTGGTGCGTTACACTAAATTTCGATCCAGATCTAATgtttaaatataaaagatcACGCAGAGCTAAATTGCCCATCAAACAGCTGTGTAAACTCTTTTTCACCCACCAGGACGCTAAATTTAGAACTAGCCTCGTTAACTAAATATCCTCACCCCTACAACTACTAGCACACATGTCACTCGGGCTTTCGATCAAGATTGAAAACGCATTGGAAATCACATTAATGTTACAGACATCTTTTCCGCTACATCTATCGTACACATGTAGTTTTATTCTAAACAATTCGATTCATCCGTCCAACATATGATAGGAGTGTCGCCAAAGCCAGCTTggaaaaagtaatttttatcttctttttcctcaaAAATCAAAAAACCTCGCAAGACGTGCTCTTTCATAGCAGCTCTTTATATCAAACGCCATATAAAGCTCAACGCCAAAACTTTGATGAAACTTTGGAAAGATTTCATTCATTTTTAAAACCCAAGACCGATTATGTTATTTTATTGTCATCGCcgcatcttttctttcagtCCTCGCCAGCCAAGCTCTCGCTCATAGAGCGTTCATTGACACTTCGAAACGCCCGCTTGCCGACTTCGTAGCTACTGATCATAATGGCACAAGCCGGTGCCACCTTCAGTGTGCGGGGGATCCAACCTCGCCATAGGCCAGAGATGCCCTCCGTCTGGAAAATGTGTAATAGTAGTCGCCCCATGTTCTGCTGCTCGGGTGCCAGTGCGCTTCCGGCTGCACGGCGCGAACTGTGCTTGTAGACTTGGGTGCGCGTTTTGCCCACGTCAAACGGCATGGTCATGATGGATGCAATAGCGCCCGAGGTAGCGCCAGCGGCGAAACTGTCAAGAAAAGTTTCCGTATGGCTCTCTCGGCTCTGAGATCGACGCCGGGCGGTTGTGCGGCTGAGCCCATCAATTGTGTCGCGGCTCATTGTCCTGCCCTGTCGTTCTTCGCGAATATCGGAAATCCTAGATCGGATAGACTCATATCCCCACCAGTAGAGGCCAGAAAAGGGCACATCTCTCCACAGAGTCAATGTCAGGCCTCGCCATAATGAGGTGTACCCTTGAGAGGCAACCATGGAGCGAATCCCGCTGAAAGCTTCAACCAGGTGGTTTGTGGTAGAAGCGCCAGACGCAGCCTGCATACGGGTGCGGACGAGCTCGATAGGGCCAACGGCGGTTGCTGCGAGAATTCGAGCGAAAGAGCCAGCGGCGAGGGGCGCATAATCTGTAGAGAGTTTTGAAAATGGGCTCATGGCGCTGAATCGCAGCCAATCGTATCCGGTGAAGTAAATGATATTGGCGGGAATTGTCATGGCGAGGGTAGGTGAGAGGCCTCTCCATAACGTCGTGAATCCTTCATTGCGGGCAATCTTTCGCAGACCATCGATGGTTGAGTGATATGTCTTCTTTTGGACTTCTTGCACTGCGCAGTCAGCGGCGGCGCCACTTCCGCCGGATATTGCGATGCCCTCGATTCTCGGCGCGGCGAGGCAGTAGTCTATGGCGCTCTCTGCGAAGAACACTTCGCGGCAGCACGCTGTGACGCCCAGTTCGGCAGTCTGCACGGGGGTGAGGTTGGCGGTTGTTCGCATGAGTCTCGAAAAGTCCACAACCGGAGCGGCGGTAGCGGAAGTCGGTTGCGATTGTAAGCGCACACGAACGACGTCTAGTGGAGTTACTAGGAGGGAATGAAGAGTTAATACGAGTTGCAGTCCAAGGCTTGTACCAGATGCCACAGAATTTACTCACCCAGCAATGAAGTCAAGAGACTGCCCGACATGGCCGACACCATCTTCTGGCCAGCTGTGATATCCGGAATGATGctgcctccatcgccatcgcccgCGCCCGCAATCCTAGGAATGCCAGACATGCTGGCCTCGTCTCCGTCTATCCTGTCGTAGTTTTGGCCGTCTGAGCTGTGgacgatggagagagatCCCATGCCGCGCGGAGGGGCGTGAGCGAGGAGCCGAGCCCTCGGGCTCTCACGAATATCCGGATGCTGGAGGCTTGTGCGTAGCTCTCTCGGAGATGCTCGGACCGGGCCGAATTCGGTCAACGGATGTTTAGAGCTTGAAAGTCGGTGCGGTAGAGATTGCGCTTGATTGACGATGAGTCGATACGGATGGATGCTCAAAAGATGTATGAGGGAGGCAGAAATTGGTCAtggaaagaggagagagaaagaataTCGAGTAGTCATAGCTAGGAAGGTTATTTGGTTAGTAGATAGTGCTAGAAGCCGCTAGCCAAGGTGTAGCGCATGCAAGTGGTAGATATCGACGGCTCAGCGGCGTTCGTTGACGCAGCCCcggtttattttttttcgcaGCTTTTTCGGGCTCGCCTCCACGCCGCAGCCAGAGATGAATCTGCACCGCACCTGCTGCGTCTGCCAATCCCGCGCCGAGGCGAGGCACCGCCTGTAGCCGAATGATGTCACGCCGCGCTGTGATTGGCTGGGCTTTTGCCGTGGCGATTGATAATCAGCGATAAGATGAACGCCTCCAGTATGCGCATACCGGCAGTACTTTGTACTTGTCCATAGATCCATGGACCCTGCACGGCCGTTTTTCTCCAAAGGCCATTTTAGGGCGCTGTTCTGATCCAGCAGCACAGCCTTTGGCGATTGCTCGTGCTAATCTCGATGTATGCCAGAGACACTCGACTGTCTAGATCCAGCTTATCCGCTTACAGAACCTCTTTAGagcctctttgtcttcttcatctttatcCACTAGCATTAGTTGGGCCTAGCTGTGTTCAAGCATACATGCACGCTGCACGGCGTCTTAGTAATCGACGCCTGTCTCAGCTACTGGCCGATCGAGTCACTTTCCCAGCGCTGAGTCTTGACCGATTCATTGCATGCTGTACTCTGACATTTGTAAGGCACACTGTATAAAAAATCCATATACATGCAGTATTAAACCATCTTTATCCATCCACTATCATCTTGCTTTCTCGTCCTATTTGTCCTCTGCTTTTCAAATCATATCTAGTGTCCAACTCCCTATAATCATCATGTCTTTGTAAATCAAATCAAGCGGCCGTAATACCCATCAATTCCCCGCGCTCGGCCATATCGGACACGCGTCTACGATTCGTATCTGCCAACCactcaccagccacagccatggcctCAGAAACCCGAGAGTCCAGTTCGGAGCTGGAATCCTTCCGGCAAAAATGGATTTCCGACTTGCGATCTAGAAGAGAGTCCATTGGGTCAGCCTCTCATCAGGCTGAGGCGTCGTATGTggcctccaccgccgcgcCGGCCGCTACTTCACAGCAAACAAGGCCATCAGGGCCCTTTTCAGGGCCAGGAACCGGCAAAAGAAATTTGCCAGtcattgacgatgacgagtaCTATCTACACGCGCAATCGTTCGACGGCCCTCCTCCAACATCTGCCACGGGCCATCTGCTCTCGGATGCTCCCGGAAAAGGTGCTGAGAAGCCGCTCATCTCGGCTCTAGATCACTATGAGGAAGCCATGGAAAAGGAGGCGCAGGGCAACATGGGAGAAAGCCTGCGGCTATATAGAAAGGCTTATAGAGTAAGTTTGTCTTTTTTATGccatttactttttttcttccaaagATGTAAAAACGCATCCTTGTCATGATATACTAACTCCTCCTTTGCTAGCTAGACAATAGAATAGATCAGACATATCGTGAGAAGCACTTCCCAGGGGGGCTTCGCTGCCACGAAAGCCCCCACAACAGGGCCTGCAGCATCCTCTGCACGGAAACATGCCGAGTCTGATCAGGGGGGAGCCCAAACCGCTGACCCTGGAAGagctcatcgccagcttctcaaccCTGAAGATCGAGCCAGCGCCCCCGGAAATTGAAAACACCCCGCCACCTCCATGCCCAATCGCCAATCTGCCAGATGAACTGCTCGTCCCCATCCTTCAGGACGTTGCCGTCGCGGATGTCGGCGACTTTGCACGTCTGAGTCTCGTGTGCAAGCATTTCGCCTTTCTCGTCGCCACCGAGCAGCGTCCCTGGAAACGCGTCTGCCTGGGCAGTGAGTTCGGCTTCACCTCCATGCCTCGCCACTGGCAAAAGAGCATCGAGTGGGAAGATCTCGAGATTCAGGAGGAGGCAGACGAAGATGGTCTCCTCATCAGCATGCGAGAGCTTGAGGAGCGGCGCCTTGCCGACGCAGTGTCCTTCACCCTGTCCCTCCACGATCCGGACGTCTATCCTTCGTGGAAACACATGTTCCGAAATCGTCCTCGTATCCGCTTCAACGGATGCTACATCAGTACCGTCAACTACGTGCGCAGCGGCCAGGCCTCCACAAATCAGTCCACCTGGGGCGGAGCTcccgtcctcatcgtcacaTACTATCGCTACCTACGGTTTTTCCGTGACGGCACCGTCATTAGTCTTCTCACTACGGCGTCTCCAGTAGACGTTGTTCATCATCTAACCCCCGAGCTGCTCCTCTTACACCGCGAGGCCCCTCACTCTCATTTGCCATCCGCGGTAATGCATCAAGCCTACAAAGGTCGCTGGCGCCAATCCTCTGCTTTGGATCATCCCGACAACACGGATCCCCAGGACCAGGAATCAGATATATATGTGGAGACGGAGGGTGTCGGcacaaagtacatgtaccgaATGGACCTGACGCTCCGGAGTGCAGGCAAGGGCACCAAGAACAACAAAATCGTCTGGAGAGGCTTCCACAGCTACAACAAGCTGACGGACGACTGGGCCGAGTTTCAGCTCAAAAACGACAagcccttctttttcagccGGGTTAAGAGTTATGGAATAGGAGAGCCGGCCAAGGAGCTCTAGAAAACTAGTGCTGCATAGATATCCACCCATGTCGAAGAGATAGGTCGGTAGTTGAAGCATGCAGAGTGCTTCAACTTGATTCGCGGGACTGCGAGCATAGACAGACCgcagcatacatgtagtctaACCATTATGAAAGCGCACATATATACATAAACCCCTGAGAGGAAGATCAATAGTATCATCCGATTTACTAAAGCTTAACTCAGCTAGTAATGCTGTTTCTATCACAAATCTGAAATAAAATGCCTGCTGACCTAAACCACAACTCAATATCTCGCCACCAGCTGGCTGCAAGGGTCACGGCTGCTATTCCCTATCCCGTAGGTGCGAGCGATGATTATATGCTCGCTAAGCATATGGATACTATTTCGTACCTTTGTATGTAAGATAGGATGCTCGGGTTGGGCGATAGTCGCAGACGAGTGGTCCTTAACGCCCGTAATATACCATGCACGCTGTCAGGCGCTAGGCTTGTTCCAACATTGAAGCTTACACGGCATTCCTATTTCCACGCTACTAGCGCGGCCCGCCAAGTAGGTAAATATTGTTCCGCAAGCCTCACCTACTGCATTTGGTAACAACTATTGGAGTTGCGGTCTGTGTACACGAGAGAGCTTCAACAAGATGGAATTATCGTCTGCCTTACGAACACGTTGTAAGCGAGAGAGTGTCTTCATTAATCCACGAATGGATGCCGAGAAGATGAATTACTCTTGCGTCGTCCAGCAGATATAAAACCAGCCATGCGCGCTCTCTCTCCGTCTCTCCTCATCACAACAATCACTTTCAATCCTCAACAATCACAACAATCACTCACAACAACCGCTTAAATCccctcccaaaaaaaaaaaaaaaaagcaaccaTGCAGTTCTCTAccctccctcttctcgcGGCCCTCACCGCATCCGTCGCCTCTGCCTCACAGATGCAAATCAACTACTACAGCGATGTCTGCAGCTCATACGAGGGCCAAGTCGACGTCACCTGGGCCACCAACATCTACAACGGCAAGGACAACTGCTACAACTACCACTTTGGCAACTACGCAAACATTGCCAACTGCAACACCGGCGACGGCTGCAGATGCAACTTTTACAACTCGGACAACTGCCAAAACTACTCGGGATATACCGCCTCTGGCACCGGAAACTGCATTCCCGTTGCCAATGCCAGGTCTTTCGAATGCTGGTATGGCAGCAACTAAGGTTGTCCTTGCAAAACGTATGGAGTTGGGCATGGTTGAAGGACGGAGGTGTTGGTTGGGATGAACAGGCACCTAATCTAGGAGGAAGAATCAGCACAAAAAAGTTTGGTTATAATTTTGTATATAACAGGCAAGGTGAAGAGAaacttacatgtacatatgtTTCGctaagaaatttataaacAACATTATTAGCAAAGGAGCTCTGGGTCATAATGCAGCGTGATCAGCCATCTTGTGTTAGCgcacatatacatatatatgcAATTTGAGGGTACACTCTCTTGACTTACTACTGAAGTATATGGACTCAAGCCAGCAATAGTTCATGTTGTATTATATAACAACGCGGCgaaagcttatatatatgGCACTGGTCCACATATCGACCTGGGTGAGATTCTTCACTCCACCCAAGACTAGTGCGGCCTATCGGTACTACCGACCTACTAACTTTAGAATAATTAGTTTACATCTATTTCCAAGATTGGCATTGCATCCCATATACATCAAAGAGCTTTAACAAAGAGGGAAGCTATTATCTATTTGTATCAACTGCTCAAGACTCGTGTTTGCATCTACGTAAATGTATGCATATGAAATGCTGACTTTAGTATTTATTGTAAACTCTATATTTCCATTATTGGAGTGTGGACGATATCTACCTAATATAGAGAGGGCCTCAATATTGACAAGAGTCATTATCTGTTTACGTTGTAAACACGAAGTCATCGCTTTCAACTGCAAATAGCATATG from Trichoderma atroviride chromosome 3, complete sequence encodes the following:
- a CDS encoding uncharacterized protein (EggNog:ENOG41), producing the protein MAPLAQAVTVSLQDLQNGNVSFETLQEAFGPDSLGILVVKNVPEEFAQLRHVALSYGSYLGNLPKEELDKLENAKAKYLTGWSLGKETLKNGQADTFKGSYYANCAFYVNPSLDCAEPTPEFSPETFPEYLSPNIWPAEQVLPGMKPAVTSLCRLIIDVAVLVARACDRFAEKEIQGYPKGYLEHVVSTSNTTKARLLHYFPQGASDAASTAAGGDEDDWCGTHLDHGCLTGLTSAMFIDEKQVDPAVPSAADLTSLTGASLPPLEELPASPDAAAGLYIKSRTGETVQVKIPRDCIAFQTGEALERITAGRFKAVPHFVRGGQGERERWQGGEEHAGGVYAAEPGRGGGYRAALDVWGVCEGCCDEEYRFLGLVFSGLDYMYLGQ
- a CDS encoding uncharacterized protein (EggNog:ENOG41~BUSCO:EOG092D2XJY) yields the protein MYTLTNIDQHHFSGPEDVYVLEAHRTAAGLATVASDQTLSLFNPARLGAGPVSSLKTSHGNVAALRVFDAGSSLVCTAGENGSVGVWDLRQGARVAQFQAAEASILSMACSANTQTIAVGTELENHVASIHLWDVRSTPTPKATYSEVHSDDVTSLGFHPSSPTLLISGSTDGLVSVHDTTIADEDELTVQTLNHNASIHDAAFLTPTEVFALSHDETFALYDVSEERTDGSATRHFGDLRKVLGCQYVANVTTKLDGSGAILGAGAQDKQNFELVFLAKTPDSAWALDHDNRVVLPGAHGSEIVRSFCFFDDEQVVFTTGEDGNVKAWRAG
- a CDS encoding uncharacterized protein (BUSCO:EOG092D3M1U); this encodes MGSLSIVHSSDGQNYDRIDGDEASMSGIPRIAGAGDGDGGSIIPDITAGQKMVSAMSGSLLTSLLVTPLDVVRVRLQSQPTSATAAPVVDFSRLMRTTANLTPVQTAELGVTACCREVFFAESAIDYCLAAPRIEGIAISGGSGAAADCAVQEVQKKTYHSTIDGLRKIARNEGFTTLWRGLSPTLAMTIPANIIYFTGYDWLRFSAMSPFSKLSTDYAPLAAGSFARILAATAVGPIELVRTRMQAASGASTTNHLVEAFSGIRSMVASQGYTSLWRGLTLTLWRDVPFSGLYWWGYESIRSRISDIREERQGRTMSRDTIDGLSRTTARRRSQSRESHTETFLDSFAAGATSGAIASIMTMPFDVGKTRTQVYKHSSRRAAGSALAPEQQNMGRLLLHIFQTEGISGLWRGWIPRTLKVAPACAIMISSYEVGKRAFRSVNERSMSESLAGED
- a CDS encoding uncharacterized protein (EggNog:ENOG41~SECRETED:SignalP(1-19)); translated protein: MQFSTLPLLAALTASVASASQMQINYYSDVCSSYEGQVDVTWATNIYNGKDNCYNYHFGNYANIANCNTGDGCRCNFYNSDNCQNYSGYTASGTGNCIPVANARSFECWYGSN